In Streptomyces sp. NBC_01717, one DNA window encodes the following:
- a CDS encoding molybdopterin oxidoreductase family protein produces MPHDSSSSRESRTALRICPLCEATCGLTLTIEGTRVTGARGDRDDVFSRGFICPKGASFGGLDADPDRLRTPLVRKDGVLQEASWSEAFDAIASALPALTEQHGQQSVGVVLGNPNVHTMAGALYPPTLLATLRTRAFFTASTLDQMPKHVSSGLLFGDPNAIPVPDIDRTDHLLLLGANPLESNGSLCTAPDFPGRLKALRRRGGTLTVVDPRRTRTARLADRHVAIRPGADALLLAALTHVLLEEKLTDPGTLADHLEGLDEVADAVREFTPEAVAEACDVDASTIRTIARELAAAPTAAVYGRIGSCTVAHGTLASWLVDVLNILTGNLDRPGGALFPLSATARAPRPAAPGKGFALGRWASRVSGHPEAKGELPVAALAEEIETPGDDRIRALIVLAANPVLSAPDGDRLDRALAGLDFMVSVDPYLNETSRHAHVVLPPPPPSQSAHFDFAFNALAVRNQVRYTRPAVPLDDGLLDESEILARLVLAVSGMRGADRSAVAAVDAMIIDRVLTKAVADPLSPVHGRTPAELAAALTGRTGPERRLDLMLRLGPYGEGFGADPDGLTLDRLLAHPHGIDLGPLRPRVPQVLTTRSGRIELLPAAIAADLPRLRSALADRPGADSLVLVGRRHLRSNNSWMHNVASLGGGSNVCTLQMHPADAARLGLADGTPATITAAGGALTAPVEITEGIRAGVVSLPHGWGHDRPGTRTSVASVAPGVNVNQLLDGTLLDPLSGTAVLNGIPVAVAPSTSPGH; encoded by the coding sequence ATGCCGCACGACTCCAGCAGTTCCCGCGAGTCCCGCACCGCCCTGCGCATCTGCCCCCTGTGCGAAGCCACCTGCGGACTCACCCTCACCATCGAGGGGACACGGGTCACCGGTGCCCGCGGCGACCGGGACGATGTCTTCAGCCGGGGCTTCATCTGCCCCAAGGGCGCTTCCTTCGGCGGGCTCGACGCCGATCCCGACCGGCTCCGCACCCCCCTCGTCCGCAAGGACGGCGTGCTCCAGGAGGCCAGTTGGTCCGAGGCGTTCGACGCGATCGCGTCAGCCCTGCCCGCACTGACCGAGCAGCACGGGCAACAGTCCGTCGGTGTCGTCCTCGGCAACCCGAACGTGCACACCATGGCCGGCGCGCTCTATCCGCCCACCCTGCTCGCCACGCTCCGCACCCGGGCCTTCTTCACCGCGAGCACCCTCGACCAGATGCCCAAACACGTCTCCAGCGGACTGCTCTTCGGCGACCCGAACGCCATCCCGGTGCCGGACATCGACCGCACCGACCATCTGCTGCTCCTCGGCGCCAACCCGCTCGAATCCAACGGCAGTCTCTGCACGGCCCCCGACTTCCCCGGCAGGCTCAAGGCGCTGCGTCGTCGCGGCGGCACCCTCACCGTCGTCGACCCCCGCCGCACCCGGACCGCCCGCCTCGCCGACCGGCATGTCGCCATCCGCCCCGGCGCCGACGCACTCCTGCTCGCCGCGCTCACCCACGTACTCCTCGAGGAGAAGCTCACCGATCCCGGTACGCTCGCCGACCATCTCGAAGGACTCGACGAAGTAGCCGACGCCGTACGGGAGTTCACCCCAGAGGCGGTCGCCGAGGCGTGCGACGTGGACGCCTCGACCATCCGTACGATCGCCCGGGAGCTGGCCGCCGCCCCCACCGCCGCCGTCTACGGGCGCATCGGCAGCTGCACCGTGGCGCACGGCACCCTCGCCAGCTGGCTCGTCGACGTCCTCAACATCCTCACCGGCAACCTCGACCGCCCCGGTGGTGCCCTCTTCCCGCTCTCCGCCACCGCCCGCGCCCCCCGGCCCGCCGCCCCCGGCAAGGGCTTCGCCCTGGGACGCTGGGCGAGCCGGGTCTCCGGGCACCCCGAGGCCAAGGGCGAACTGCCCGTCGCCGCACTAGCCGAGGAGATCGAGACCCCCGGGGACGACCGGATCCGCGCCCTGATCGTCCTCGCCGCCAACCCCGTGCTCTCCGCACCCGACGGCGACCGCCTGGACCGGGCGCTGGCCGGGCTGGACTTCATGGTCAGTGTCGACCCGTACCTCAACGAGACCTCGCGCCACGCCCATGTGGTGCTGCCCCCGCCGCCGCCGTCGCAGAGCGCCCACTTCGACTTCGCGTTCAACGCACTCGCCGTACGCAACCAGGTCCGCTACACCCGACCCGCCGTCCCGCTCGACGACGGCCTCCTCGACGAGAGCGAGATCCTCGCCCGGCTCGTCCTCGCCGTCTCAGGGATGCGCGGAGCCGACCGGTCCGCCGTGGCCGCCGTGGACGCCATGATCATCGACCGGGTGCTGACCAAGGCCGTCGCCGATCCTCTCTCGCCCGTGCACGGCCGCACCCCCGCCGAACTGGCCGCCGCGCTCACCGGCCGCACCGGGCCGGAACGCCGCCTCGACCTGATGCTCCGCCTCGGCCCGTACGGCGAAGGCTTCGGCGCCGACCCCGACGGCCTCACCCTGGACCGGCTCCTCGCCCATCCGCACGGCATCGATCTCGGCCCGCTCCGGCCCCGCGTCCCGCAGGTCCTGACCACCCGCAGCGGACGCATCGAGCTCCTCCCCGCGGCGATCGCCGCCGACCTGCCGAGGCTCCGCAGCGCACTCGCCGACCGGCCGGGAGCCGACTCGCTCGTCCTCGTCGGCCGACGCCATCTGCGCTCCAACAACAGCTGGATGCACAACGTCGCCTCGCTCGGTGGCGGCTCGAATGTCTGCACCCTCCAGATGCACCCGGCCGACGCGGCCCGGCTCGGACTGGCGGACGGCACCCCCGCCACGATCACCGCGGCCGGCGGCGCACTGACCGCACCCGTGGAGATCACCGAGGGCATCCGGGCCGGAGTGGTGAGCCTCCCGCACGGATGGGGACACGACCGGCCCGGCACCCGGACGTCCGTCGCGTCCGTCGCCCCCGGAGTCAACGTCAACCAGCTCCTCGACGGCACCCTGCTCGACCCGCTGTCCGGCACCGCCGTCCTCAACGGCATCCCCGTCGCGGTGGCGCCCAGCACCTCACCTGGCCATTGA
- a CDS encoding CitMHS family transporter: MLTILGFAMIATFLVLIMMKKMSPIAALVLIPALFCVAVGQGAKLGDYVIDGVGNLAPTAAMLMFAIVYFGVMIDVGLFDPIVRGILRFCKADPMRIVVGTAVLAAIVSLDGDGSTTFMITVSAMYPLYKRLKMSLVVMTGVAATANGVMNTLPWGGPTARAATALKLDAGDIFVPMIPALGVGLLAVIVLAVVLGRRERKRLGFLTLDEAVVQEPETVLVGAGGGSDRTRKTSGGAGTGTDAEPEEAAHPDADDDEGFKGLDPNRATLRPKLYWFNAGLTVALLTAMIMELMPIPVLFLLGAALALTVNFPHMPDQRARIAAHADNVLNVSGMVFAAAVFTGVLSGTGMVEHMADWLVGAIPDGMGPHMAIITGILSVPLTYFMSNDGFYFGVVPVLAEAGAAHGVSPLEIARASLVGQPLHMSSPLVPAVYVLVGMAKVEFGDHTRFTVKWAALTSLVVLCAGLLFGII; the protein is encoded by the coding sequence ATGCTGACAATCCTCGGCTTTGCCATGATTGCGACCTTCTTGGTCCTGATCATGATGAAGAAGATGTCGCCGATCGCGGCGCTGGTCCTGATCCCCGCACTGTTCTGTGTCGCCGTCGGGCAGGGCGCCAAGCTCGGTGACTACGTGATCGACGGCGTGGGCAACCTGGCCCCGACCGCCGCGATGCTGATGTTCGCCATCGTCTACTTCGGTGTGATGATCGATGTCGGCCTCTTCGACCCGATCGTCCGGGGCATCCTGCGCTTCTGCAAGGCCGACCCGATGCGGATCGTCGTCGGTACGGCGGTGCTCGCCGCGATCGTGTCGCTGGACGGCGACGGCTCCACCACCTTCATGATCACCGTCTCGGCGATGTATCCGCTCTACAAGCGCCTCAAGATGAGCCTCGTCGTGATGACCGGTGTCGCCGCGACGGCCAACGGTGTCATGAACACCCTGCCCTGGGGCGGCCCCACCGCCCGCGCCGCCACCGCGCTCAAGCTGGACGCGGGCGACATCTTCGTCCCGATGATCCCGGCGCTCGGCGTCGGACTGCTCGCGGTCATCGTTCTGGCGGTCGTCCTCGGCCGGCGCGAGCGCAAGCGGCTGGGCTTCCTCACCCTCGACGAGGCCGTGGTCCAGGAGCCCGAGACGGTCCTCGTCGGTGCGGGCGGCGGCAGCGACCGTACCCGCAAGACGTCCGGCGGAGCCGGTACGGGCACGGACGCCGAGCCCGAGGAGGCGGCCCACCCCGACGCGGACGACGACGAGGGCTTCAAGGGTCTCGACCCGAACCGGGCCACCCTGCGGCCCAAGCTCTACTGGTTCAACGCCGGGCTCACCGTCGCCCTCCTCACCGCGATGATCATGGAACTGATGCCGATCCCGGTGCTCTTCCTGCTCGGCGCGGCCCTCGCCCTCACCGTCAACTTCCCCCACATGCCCGACCAGCGGGCCCGCATCGCGGCCCACGCGGACAACGTCCTCAACGTGTCCGGCATGGTCTTCGCCGCCGCCGTGTTCACCGGCGTGCTCTCCGGCACCGGCATGGTCGAGCACATGGCGGACTGGCTCGTCGGCGCGATCCCGGACGGCATGGGCCCGCACATGGCGATCATCACCGGCATCCTGAGCGTCCCGCTCACCTACTTCATGTCCAACGACGGCTTCTACTTCGGCGTCGTCCCCGTGCTCGCCGAGGCCGGCGCCGCCCACGGTGTCTCCCCGCTGGAGATCGCCCGCGCCTCCCTGGTCGGCCAGCCGCTCCACATGTCGTCCCCGCTGGTCCCCGCCGTCTATGTCCTCGTCGGCATGGCGAAGGTCGAATTCGGCGACCACACCAGGTTTACCGTCAAATGGGCCGCGCTCACCTCACTGGTGGTGCTCTGCGCCGGCCTCCTCTTCGGCATCATCTGA
- a CDS encoding MFS transporter produces the protein MADTEEPGRSWLLRLVITFAFAQGAVSMARPAVSYRALSLGADERAIGVITGVYALLPLFAAVPLGRRTDHGRCAPLLPLGVVLIAGGCALSGTAGSLPAMAAWSGVMGLGHLCFVIGAQSIVARQSAPAEQDRNFGHFTIGASLGQLIGPIAAGYVISERDGALARTSALALVVSAAVAAASFVSLWRIEHRTAPDARAAARADKVPVGRILRTRGVPAGIFISLAVLSATDILTAYLPVVGEHRSIAPATIGLLLSLRAAATIACRLVMTPMLRLLGRTALLTTTCLLAGLLCAGIALPVPVWALAVMLAVLGFCLGVGQPLSMTTVVQAAPAEARSTALALRLTGNRLGQVAAPASAGVIAGVAGTAAPFVMLGALLLAGAGLGMRGGRSRTAEATPAVPAPAPVPRSELPAVNRNRT, from the coding sequence ATGGCCGACACGGAAGAGCCCGGCAGGAGCTGGCTGCTGCGCCTCGTCATCACCTTCGCCTTCGCGCAGGGGGCGGTGTCGATGGCGCGGCCCGCCGTCTCCTACCGGGCTCTCTCGCTCGGTGCGGACGAGCGCGCCATCGGTGTGATCACCGGGGTGTACGCACTCCTCCCGCTCTTCGCCGCCGTCCCGCTCGGCCGTCGGACGGACCACGGCCGGTGCGCACCCCTGCTGCCTCTCGGTGTCGTCCTGATCGCCGGCGGCTGCGCCCTCAGCGGTACGGCGGGCTCCCTCCCGGCGATGGCGGCGTGGAGCGGTGTGATGGGGCTCGGCCATCTCTGCTTCGTGATCGGCGCCCAGTCGATCGTCGCCCGTCAGTCCGCCCCCGCCGAACAGGACCGAAATTTCGGCCACTTCACCATCGGCGCCTCGCTCGGCCAGCTCATCGGGCCGATCGCCGCGGGGTACGTGATCTCCGAGCGGGACGGCGCCCTGGCCCGTACGAGCGCACTCGCCCTGGTCGTCTCGGCGGCCGTCGCCGCCGCGTCCTTCGTCTCGCTCTGGCGCATCGAACACCGCACGGCGCCGGACGCCCGCGCGGCTGCCCGGGCCGACAAGGTGCCCGTCGGCCGCATCCTGCGTACCCGCGGTGTTCCGGCCGGCATCTTCATCAGCCTCGCCGTGCTCTCCGCGACCGACATCCTCACCGCCTATCTGCCCGTCGTCGGCGAGCACCGCTCCATCGCCCCCGCCACCATCGGGCTGCTGCTCAGCCTGCGGGCCGCCGCCACCATCGCCTGCCGCCTGGTGATGACGCCGATGCTGCGTCTCCTGGGCCGTACGGCGCTGCTCACCACGACCTGTCTGCTGGCCGGCCTGCTCTGCGCGGGCATCGCCCTGCCGGTCCCCGTCTGGGCGCTGGCCGTAATGCTCGCCGTGCTCGGCTTCTGTCTCGGGGTCGGCCAGCCTCTGTCGATGACCACCGTCGTCCAGGCGGCCCCGGCGGAGGCCCGCTCCACCGCGCTCGCACTCCGGCTGACCGGCAACCGGCTCGGCCAGGTCGCGGCCCCCGCGTCCGCCGGCGTGATCGCCGGAGTGGCGGGCACCGCCGCGCCGTTCGTGATGCTGGGTGCGCTTCTGCTCGCCGGGGCGGGGCTGGGGATGCGCGGAGGGCGATCCCGGACCGCCGAGGCGACCCCGGCCGTTCCGGCACCCGCACCCGTTCCCAGGTCCGAACTGCCCGCCGTGAACCGGAATCGCACCTGA
- a CDS encoding ABC transporter ATP-binding protein: MTRAISLHNVSKAYGRTQRAVDRFSLSIDPGEFVVLLGPSGCGKSTVLRMIAGLEEITEGELLLDGEPANYLAPRERGMAMVFQNFALYPTMTNRANIGFPLKLENPGRDHTARVENTARMLGIESVLDRYPGQLSGGERQRVAMGRAISRRPSVFLMDEPLSNLDAKLRNHLRAEISQLTRELGVTTVYVTHDQAEAMSLGDRVAVMRGGRLQQVSPPREVYALPENVFVAAFIGTPRINLLQAVVHAPLEGRMSIDLGRQRLPLPEPLSPDHQLLRIQQGRQIIVGLRSEAARIAAPSQARPGEVALSGIVEHVEYQGHEALVHLNTGSQPAVVPDLESARPDRAAQRRRRAAGSGIGGASGGGVGVLERLRERATGHISGPVVALDEPEPDRGQPATRTPDRPAITAGDLVVRTGPDMRLRTGGQVPLLVDLAHLYVFDHYGRRICPLPKDIPGLDV, from the coding sequence ATGACTCGCGCCATCTCCCTGCACAACGTCAGCAAGGCGTACGGACGGACCCAGCGTGCCGTCGACCGCTTCTCGCTCTCCATCGACCCGGGCGAGTTCGTAGTCCTGCTCGGACCCTCGGGATGCGGCAAGTCGACCGTGCTCCGCATGATCGCCGGCCTGGAGGAGATCACCGAGGGCGAGCTGCTGCTCGACGGCGAACCGGCCAACTACCTGGCGCCCCGCGAACGCGGCATGGCCATGGTGTTCCAGAACTTCGCGCTCTACCCGACCATGACCAACCGGGCGAACATCGGCTTCCCGCTGAAGCTGGAGAACCCTGGCCGGGACCACACCGCTCGCGTCGAGAACACGGCCAGGATGCTCGGCATCGAAAGCGTCCTCGACCGCTACCCGGGTCAGCTCTCCGGCGGTGAGCGCCAGCGCGTCGCCATGGGCCGGGCCATCTCGCGTCGGCCCTCCGTGTTCCTGATGGACGAGCCGCTCTCCAACCTCGACGCGAAGCTGCGCAACCATCTGCGGGCCGAAATATCGCAGCTGACCCGGGAGCTGGGCGTCACCACCGTCTATGTGACGCATGATCAGGCCGAGGCGATGTCTCTCGGCGACCGGGTCGCCGTGATGCGCGGCGGACGGCTCCAGCAGGTCAGCCCGCCGCGCGAGGTCTACGCCCTGCCGGAGAACGTCTTCGTCGCCGCGTTCATCGGCACCCCGCGCATCAACCTTCTCCAGGCCGTCGTCCACGCACCCCTCGAAGGGCGCATGTCGATCGACCTCGGCCGCCAGCGGCTGCCCCTGCCCGAACCGCTCAGCCCCGACCACCAGTTGCTCCGTATCCAGCAGGGCCGCCAGATCATTGTCGGACTGCGCTCGGAAGCGGCCAGGATCGCCGCGCCCAGCCAGGCCCGCCCCGGCGAGGTCGCGCTGAGCGGCATCGTCGAACACGTCGAGTACCAGGGGCACGAGGCACTGGTCCACCTCAACACGGGGTCGCAGCCCGCCGTGGTGCCCGACCTCGAATCGGCCCGTCCCGACAGGGCGGCCCAGCGCCGCCGCCGCGCCGCCGGCAGCGGAATCGGCGGTGCTTCCGGTGGTGGGGTGGGCGTACTGGAACGGCTGAGGGAGCGCGCCACCGGTCACATCAGCGGCCCCGTCGTCGCCCTCGACGAACCGGAACCCGACCGTGGGCAGCCCGCCACCCGCACCCCCGACCGCCCCGCGATCACGGCCGGCGACCTGGTCGTCCGTACCGGCCCCGACATGCGGCTGCGCACCGGTGGACAGGTCCCGCTCCTGGTCGACCTCGCGCATCTGTACGTCTTCGACCACTACGGCCGCCGGATCTGCCCCCTGCCGAAGGACATCCCCGGACTCGACGTCTAG
- a CDS encoding ABC transporter ATP-binding protein, producing MSMEATAWTQLHNVMNAQQDRRPFDRNTLRRIAAFARPHRRRVALFLVLSVATALLAVATPVLAGRVVNAIVTGKEAGTVTRLAVLIAVIAVAEAGLGLVGRWLSANLGEGLILDLRTAVFDHVQRMPIAFFTRTRTGALVSRLNNDVIGAQRAFSNTLSGVVSNVVTLLLTLGVMLSISWQITALALVLLPVFVLPARRMGTRMARLQREAAAHNAAMGTRMTERFSAPGATLIKLFGRPADESAEFAARAGRVRDIGVRTAMAQSAFITALTLVSALALALVYGLGGYYTLRGQLDAGAVVALALLLTRLYAPLTALAGARVEVMSALVSFERVFEVLDLKPLIEEKPDARAVPEGPVSVEFDDVRFGYPSADKVSLASLEDVATLDTRGGAEVLRGVSFRAEPGRTVALVGSSGAGKSTIAQLLPRLYDTDEGSVRIGGIDVRDLSADTLRDTLGMVTQDGHLFHESVRANLLLARPDATEEDLWDALRRSRLDGLVASLPDGLDTVVGERGYRLSGGERQRLTIARLLLARQRVVILDEATAHLDNTSEAAVQEALAEALQGRTAVVIAHRLSTVRTADLILVVENGQIVERGTHEELLAAGGRYEELYRTQFERPGAEPAELG from the coding sequence ATGAGCATGGAAGCCACCGCGTGGACGCAGCTCCACAACGTCATGAACGCGCAGCAGGACCGACGCCCCTTCGACCGGAACACCCTGCGGCGCATCGCCGCGTTCGCCCGCCCGCACCGGCGCCGGGTCGCCCTGTTCCTGGTACTGAGTGTGGCGACGGCGCTGCTCGCCGTCGCCACCCCCGTGCTCGCCGGCCGCGTCGTGAACGCGATCGTGACCGGCAAGGAGGCGGGCACCGTCACGCGGCTGGCCGTACTCATCGCCGTGATCGCCGTCGCGGAGGCCGGACTCGGGCTGGTCGGCCGCTGGCTCTCGGCCAACCTCGGTGAGGGGCTCATCCTCGATCTGCGGACCGCGGTCTTCGACCATGTGCAGCGCATGCCGATCGCGTTCTTCACCCGCACCCGCACCGGCGCGCTCGTCAGCCGCCTCAACAACGACGTCATCGGCGCCCAGCGCGCCTTCAGCAACACCCTGTCGGGCGTCGTCAGCAACGTCGTCACCCTCCTTCTCACCCTCGGCGTGATGCTCAGCATCTCCTGGCAGATCACCGCACTCGCGCTGGTCCTGCTGCCGGTGTTCGTGCTGCCCGCACGCCGGATGGGTACGCGGATGGCGAGACTCCAGCGGGAGGCCGCCGCCCACAACGCGGCGATGGGAACCCGGATGACCGAGCGCTTCTCGGCGCCCGGCGCCACCTTGATCAAACTCTTCGGCAGGCCCGCCGACGAATCCGCGGAATTCGCCGCCAGGGCGGGCCGAGTGCGTGACATCGGCGTCCGGACGGCCATGGCCCAGTCCGCGTTCATCACGGCGCTCACCCTCGTATCGGCGCTGGCGCTCGCCCTCGTCTACGGGCTCGGCGGGTACTACACACTGCGCGGCCAACTGGATGCCGGAGCGGTGGTCGCTCTCGCCCTGCTGCTGACCCGGCTGTACGCGCCGCTGACCGCCCTCGCCGGGGCGCGCGTCGAGGTGATGAGCGCGCTCGTCAGCTTCGAGCGGGTCTTCGAGGTCCTCGACCTCAAGCCGCTCATCGAGGAGAAGCCGGACGCACGGGCGGTCCCGGAGGGGCCGGTGTCCGTGGAATTCGACGACGTACGCTTCGGCTACCCGTCCGCCGACAAGGTCTCCCTCGCCTCGCTCGAAGACGTAGCCACCCTGGACACCCGCGGTGGCGCCGAAGTGCTGCGCGGCGTCTCCTTCCGCGCCGAACCCGGCCGGACCGTGGCACTCGTCGGATCGTCCGGCGCGGGCAAATCGACCATCGCGCAGCTGCTGCCCCGGCTGTACGACACGGACGAGGGTTCCGTACGCATCGGGGGCATCGACGTACGCGACCTGTCCGCCGACACCCTGCGCGACACGCTCGGCATGGTCACCCAGGACGGCCACCTCTTCCACGAGTCGGTCCGCGCCAACCTCCTGCTCGCCCGGCCCGACGCCACCGAGGAAGACCTCTGGGACGCTCTGCGCCGCTCACGCCTGGACGGCCTGGTCGCCTCACTCCCCGACGGGCTCGACACCGTCGTCGGCGAACGCGGATACCGGCTCTCCGGCGGCGAACGCCAGCGGCTGACCATCGCCCGGCTGCTGCTTGCCCGCCAGCGCGTCGTCATCCTCGACGAGGCCACCGCCCATCTGGACAACACCTCGGAAGCGGCCGTCCAGGAGGCACTGGCCGAAGCCCTCCAGGGACGCACCGCGGTGGTGATCGCCCACCGGCTCTCCACCGTACGGACGGCGGATCTCATCCTCGTCGTGGAGAACGGGCAGATCGTGGAGCGGGGCACCCACGAGGAACTCCTCGCGGCCGGCGGCCGGTACGAGGAGCTGTACCGCACCCAGTTCGAGCGTCCGGGCGCCGAGCCCGCGGAACTCGGCTGA